A window of Primulina huaijiensis isolate GDHJ02 chromosome 9, ASM1229523v2, whole genome shotgun sequence contains these coding sequences:
- the LOC140984851 gene encoding uncharacterized protein isoform X2, producing the protein MISLGFSGSASLSPQLPSQLHKRSSSADLEKDVVDIRNLSLVYTLSGVDCIDCAAEASVVNAVNDGIKAARAIIPIRRPWVMVSVNVDEDLHFRKAEFDPDDCPVDCSRPCENICPANAISYFGKAGLPKGGVLAERCYGCGRCLPICPYDKIRASTYIRDAAATAELLKQDDVDAIEIHTSGRQAESFQGLWNSLGDSIDKLRLVAISLPDMNELTIPVMHSIYATMNVNLRCHNLWQLDGRPMSGDIGRGATRQAIKFALHLSAARDRPKGFLQLAGGTNAHTINGLKKEGLFETASLPEKLNDEVIPLNLSDSSDALISGVAFGGYARKIVGKVLSSLQVEHGYAGIEAYPDYLLKALMESLALVGTVKCFT; encoded by the exons ATGATCTCTCTCGGCTTCTCTGGCTCTGCTTCTCTCTCCCCACAGCTTCCCA GTCAGCTGCACAAACGCAGCAGCAGTGCAGACCTTGAAAAG GATGTGGTTGACATCAGAAATCTTTCTCTGGTTTATACTCTTTCTGGAG TCGATTGTATTGATTGTGCTGCCGAGGCTTCGGTTGTCAATGCTGTAAATGATGGAATCAAAGCAGCCAGAGCTATTATTCCCATTCGCAGGCCTTGGGTGATGGTCAGCGTCAACGTTGATGAAGATTTGCATTTTCGTAAAGCAG aatttgatccgGATGATTGTCCAGTGGATTGCTCAAGGCCATGTGAGAACATTTGTCCTGCTAATGCAATCTCATATTTTGGAAAAGCTGGTTTACCGAAG GGTGGTGTCTTGGCCGAGCGATGTTATGGCTGTGGCCGCTGCTTACCAATTTGTCCTTATGATAAAATAA GAGCATCTACATATATAAGGGATGCTGCTGCTACAGCTGAACTACTTAAACAGGATGATGTTGATGCCATAGAAATTCACACGAGCGGAAG GCAGGCAGAGTCATTCCAAGGACTTTGGAATAGTTTGGGAGATTCAATTGATAAGCTGAGGCTTGTCGCG ATTAGCTTACCTGATATGAACGAGTTAACTATACCTGTGATGCATTCTATTTATGCAACAATGAACGTAAACCTACGTTGCCACAATTTATGGCAG CTGGATGGTCGCCCCATGAGTGGAGATATTGGACGAGGAGCAACAAGGCAGGCAATCAAGTTTGCTTTACATTTATCTGCAGCAAGAGATAGGCCTAAAG GTTTCCTTCAATTAGCCGGTGGTACCAATGCCCACACGATAAATGGGCTAAAAAAGGAGGGATTATTTGAAACAGCCAGCTTACCTG AGAAATTAAATGATGAGGTCATACCATTAAATTTATCTGATTCGTCGGATGCTTTGATCAGTGGTGTAGCTTTTGGCGGCTATGCTCGAAAG ATAGTTGGCAAGGTTCTGAGTTCTCTGCAAGTGGAACACGGTTATGCTGGCATTGAAGCTTACCCGGATTATCTTCTCAAGGCACTCATGGAATCTCTTGCTTTAGTTGGGACTGTCAAATGCTTTACATGA
- the LOC140984324 gene encoding phytochrome B-like isoform X1: MSASGSRPTKANNPQYSQAQAQAQAQEQAQSSGRGSYGRHAKNSHNDSGRNRGGDSMSKAVAQYTVDARLHAVFEQSGESGKSFDYSQSVKASTQSVPEQQITAYLSRIQRGSHIQPFGCMISVDEFSFRVIAYSENAVEMMGLMPQSVPSLEKPEILTFGTDVRALFTPSSSVLLERAFGAREITLLNPIWIHSKNSGKPFYAILHRIDVGIVIDLEPARNEDPALSIAGAVQSQKLAVRAISHLQSLPGGDIKLLCDTVVESVRDLTGYDRVMVYKFHEDEHGEVVAESKGPGLEPYIGLHYPSTDIPQASRFLFKQNRVRMIVDCRATPVRVVQDEALVQSLCLVGSTLRSPHGCHAQYMANMGSIASLTLAVIINGNDEDGVEGRNSMRLWGLVVGHHTSARCIPFPLRYACEFLMQAFGLQLNMELQLASQFSEKRVLRTQTLLCDMLLRDSPTGIVMQSPSIMDLVKCDGAALYYQGKYYPLGVTPTEAQIKDIIAWLLAFHGDSTGLSADSLADAGYSGAAALGDAVCGMAVAYITSRDYLFWFRSHTAKEIKWGGAKHHPQDKDDGQRMHPRSSFKAFLEVVKSRSLPWENAEMDAIHSLQLILRDSFQHAVGSSSEEVVHAEVKDMELKGMDELSCVAMEMVRLIETATAPIFAVDVDGRINGWNAKVSELTGLPVEEAMGKSLVHDLVLKESEEIADKLLLNALRGEEDKNVELRLRIFGADHQNEAVFLVVNACSSKDYTNNVVGVCFVGQDITELKVVMDKFIHIQGDYKAIVHSPNPLIPPIFASDENTCCSEWNTAMEKLTGWNRQDVVGKMLVGEVFGNCCRLKGPDTLTKFMIVLHNAIGNQDTDKFPFSFFNKNGKYVQALLTANKRVSIDGQIIGAFCFLQIASPELQQALSVQRQQEMKCDSKMRELAYICHEIRNPLSGIRFSNSLLEATNLTEDQKQLLDTSAACEKQMLKIMKDVNLENIENGSLELEKAEFVIGSVIDAVVSQVMLFLRERGLQLIRDIPEEVKTLAVHGDQFRIQQVLADILMNMARYAPSPEGWVEIQLSPTLKWISEGITTVHIEFRIVCPGEGLPPELVQDMFSSRWVTQEGLGLSICRRILKLMNGEVQYIRESERCYFLIVLDLPMPKRGLKIVG, from the exons ATGAGTGCATCGGGGAGCAGACCAACGAAGGCAAATAATCCGCAGTATTCACAAGCACAAGCACAAGCACAAGCACAAGAACAAGCGCAATCTTCAGGTAGGGGAAGCTATGGCCGCCATGCTAAAAATTCTCATAATGATTCTGGCAGGAATAGGGGAGGCGATTCCATGAGTAAGGCTGTAGCGCAGTACACGGTGGATGCGAGACTTCATGCTGTTTTTGAGCAATCTGGTGAGTCCGGAAAATCTTTTGACTATTCCCAGAGTGTTAAGGCCTCGACTCAGTCTGTTCCCGAGCAGCAGATCACTGCTTATTTGTCGAGAATACAGCGCGGTAGCCATATTCAACCATTTGGTTGTATGATAAGCGTGGATGAATTTAGTTTTCGAGTGATAGCTTATTCGGAAAATGCTGTGGAAATGATGGGCTTGATGCCTCAGTCGGTCCCTAGCCTTGAAAAACCAGAAATTCTTACCTTTGGGACTGATGTCAGAGCTCTGTTTACCCCCTCGAGCTCTGTTTTGCTGGAGAGGGCATTTGGGGCGAGAGAGATCACTCTGTTGAATCCTATTTGGATTCATTCTAAGAATTCTGGGAAACCGTTTTATGCAATTTTACATAGAATAGACGTTGGAATAGTTATTGATTTAGAACCTGCGAGGAATGAGGATCCAGCCTTGTCGATTGCTGGGGCCGTCCAGTCACAGAAGCTCGCTGTGAGGGCAATTTCTCATTTGCAGTCGCTTCCAGGTGGGGATATCAAGCTTTTGTGTGACACGGTTGTTGAGAGCGTGAGGGACCTCACAGGGTATGATCGTGTGATGGTTTATAAGTTTCACGAAGATGAACATGGCGAGGTTGTTGCAGAGAGCAAGGGGCCGGGTTTAGAGCCTTATATTGGTTTGCATTATCCTTCCACGGACATTCCCCAGGCTTCAAGATTTTTGTTTAAACAGAATAGGGTTCGGATGATTGTGGATTGCCGTGCCACGCCAGTTAGAGTCGTCCAGGACGAAGCATTAGTTCAGTCCTTGTGTTTAGTAGGCTCAACTCTCAGGTCTCCTCATGGTTGCCATGCCCAATACATGGCTAACATGGGTTCGATTGCATCATTGACATTGGCTGTTATAATTAACGGAAACGATGAAGATGGTGTTGAAGGAAGAAACTCTATGAGGCTGTGGGGCTTGGTTGTTGGCCATCACACTTCTGCTCGATGCATTCCCTTCCCACTTCGTTATGCTTGTGAATTCCTAATGCAGGCATTTGGGCTTCAGCTGAATATGGAATTACAGCTGGCATCACAGTTCTCGGAGAAACGAGTTTTAAGGACCCAGACTCTGTTGTGTGATATGTTACTTCGAGATTCACCCACTGGAATTGTCATGCAGAGCCCTAGTATCATGGACCTGGTCAAGTGTGACGGTGCTGCACTGTACTACCAGGGTAAATATTACCCTCTGGGTGTCACTCCTACCGAAGCGCAGATAAAGGATATTATCGCATGGCTCTTGGCATTTCACGGGGATTCGACTGGTTTGAGCGCTGATAGTCTAGCTGATGCTGGATATTCTGGGGCTGCTGCTCTAGGGGATGCTGTCTGTGGAATGGCTGTTGCATATATTACTTCAAGGGATTATCTGTTCTGGTTCCGTTCCCATACCGCAAAAGAGATCAAATGGGGTGGGGCAAAGCATCATCCTCAAGACAAAGATGATGGACAGAGGATGCATCCTCGCTCCTCGTTTAAAGCATTTCTAGAAGTTGTCAAGAGCCGAAGTTTGCCATGGGAGAATGCAGAAATGGATGCAATTCACTCGTTGCAGCTAATTTTAAGAGATTCATTTCAACATGCTGTTGGAAGCAGTTCTGAGGAAGTTGTGCATGCTGAGGTTAAGGACATGGAATTAAAAGGCATGGATGAACTCAGTTGTGTTGCCATGGAAATGGTTAGGTTGATAGAGACTGCCACTGCTCCTATATTTGCTGTAGATGTTGATGGCCGCATAAACGGGTGGAATGCAAAAGTCTCGGAGTTAACTGGACTACCTGTTGAAGAAGCAATGGGAAAGTCCTTGGTTCATGATCTTGTACTAAAAGAGTCGGAAGAAATTGCGGATAAACTTCTCCTTAATGCTCTAAGAG GTGAGGAAGATAAGAATGTAGAATTAAGGCTAAGGATATTTGGTGCTGACCATCAAAATGAAGCTGTATTTTTGGTGGTCAATGCTTGCTCTAGCAAGGACTATACAAACAATGTAGTGGGTGTATGTTTTGTTGGTCAGGACATTACTGAGCTGAAAGTGGTGATGGACAAATTCATCCACATTCAAGGTGATTATAAGGCAATCGTACACAGTCCCAACCCCCTGATTCCACCTATATTTGCTTCGGATGAGAACACTTGTTGCTCTGAGTGGAACACTGCTATGGAAAAGCTCACTGGGTGGAATAGGCAGGATGTTGTAGGGAAGATGCTAGTTGGGGAAGTATTTGGCAATTGCTGTCGGCTTAAGGGTCCCGATACTTTGACGAAGTTTATGATTGTCTTGCACAATGCAATTGGCAACCAGGATACTGACAAATtcccattttctttttttaacaaaaatgggAAATATGTGCAAGCTCTCTTGACCGCAAACAAGAGGGTGAGTATTGATGGCCAGATAATTGGAGCCTTTTGCTTCTTGCAAATTGCAAGTCCTGAACTGCAGCAAGCTTTGAGTGTCCAGAGGCAACAGGAAATGAAGTGTGATTCAAAGATGAGAGAGTTGGCTTATATTTGCCATGAAATAAGAAATCCACTGAGTGGAATACGATTCAGTAACTCTCTCTTGGAAGCAACAAACTTGACAGAAGACCAAAAACAGCTTCTTGATACTAGTGCTGCTTGTGAGAAGCAAATGCTAAAGATTATGAAGGATGTCAATCTTGAAAACATTGAAAATGG TTCTCTGGAGCTCGAGAAGGCAGAATTTGTAATTGGGAGTGTGATAGATGCTGTGGTCAGCCAAGTAATGTTATTTCTGAGAGAGAGAGGTCTGCAATTGATCCGTGACATACCAGAGGAAGTCAAGACACTGGCCGTTCATGGTGACCAATTTAGAATTCAACAGGTCCTGGCTGATATTTTAATGAACATGGCACGCTATGCACCCTCTCCCGAAGGTTGGGTGGAGATCCAACTTTCTCCAACTCTGAAATGGATTTCTGAAGGAATAACCACTGTGCACATTGAATTCAG GATCGTATGCCCAGGTGAAGGACTTCCACCCGAACTTGTCCAAGACATGTTCAGCAGCCGATGGGTGACCCAAGAAGGGCTAGGACTGAGCATCTGCCGGAGAATATTGAAGCTTATGAATGGAGAAGTTCAATACATCAGAGAATCAGAAAGATGCTATTTCCTTATTGTTCTTGATCTGCCTATGCCAAAGAGAGGCTTGAAGATCGTTGGCTGA
- the LOC140984851 gene encoding uncharacterized protein isoform X1, with protein MISLGFSGSASLSPQLPSQLHKRSSSADLEKVKNLLTKRGIPSIVTSPLESLRKGNWVKLICGASFEDVVDIRNLSLVYTLSGVDCIDCAAEASVVNAVNDGIKAARAIIPIRRPWVMVSVNVDEDLHFRKAEFDPDDCPVDCSRPCENICPANAISYFGKAGLPKGGVLAERCYGCGRCLPICPYDKIRASTYIRDAAATAELLKQDDVDAIEIHTSGRQAESFQGLWNSLGDSIDKLRLVAISLPDMNELTIPVMHSIYATMNVNLRCHNLWQLDGRPMSGDIGRGATRQAIKFALHLSAARDRPKGFLQLAGGTNAHTINGLKKEGLFETASLPEKLNDEVIPLNLSDSSDALISGVAFGGYARKIVGKVLSSLQVEHGYAGIEAYPDYLLKALMESLALVGTVKCFT; from the exons ATGATCTCTCTCGGCTTCTCTGGCTCTGCTTCTCTCTCCCCACAGCTTCCCA GTCAGCTGCACAAACGCAGCAGCAGTGCAGACCTTGAAAAGGTGAAGAATCTCTTAACAAAAAGAGGGATTCCTTCTATCGTGACATCCCCATTGGAATCTCTCAGAAAGGGCAACTGGGTTAAGCTCATTTGTGGTGCTAGCTTTGAG GATGTGGTTGACATCAGAAATCTTTCTCTGGTTTATACTCTTTCTGGAG TCGATTGTATTGATTGTGCTGCCGAGGCTTCGGTTGTCAATGCTGTAAATGATGGAATCAAAGCAGCCAGAGCTATTATTCCCATTCGCAGGCCTTGGGTGATGGTCAGCGTCAACGTTGATGAAGATTTGCATTTTCGTAAAGCAG aatttgatccgGATGATTGTCCAGTGGATTGCTCAAGGCCATGTGAGAACATTTGTCCTGCTAATGCAATCTCATATTTTGGAAAAGCTGGTTTACCGAAG GGTGGTGTCTTGGCCGAGCGATGTTATGGCTGTGGCCGCTGCTTACCAATTTGTCCTTATGATAAAATAA GAGCATCTACATATATAAGGGATGCTGCTGCTACAGCTGAACTACTTAAACAGGATGATGTTGATGCCATAGAAATTCACACGAGCGGAAG GCAGGCAGAGTCATTCCAAGGACTTTGGAATAGTTTGGGAGATTCAATTGATAAGCTGAGGCTTGTCGCG ATTAGCTTACCTGATATGAACGAGTTAACTATACCTGTGATGCATTCTATTTATGCAACAATGAACGTAAACCTACGTTGCCACAATTTATGGCAG CTGGATGGTCGCCCCATGAGTGGAGATATTGGACGAGGAGCAACAAGGCAGGCAATCAAGTTTGCTTTACATTTATCTGCAGCAAGAGATAGGCCTAAAG GTTTCCTTCAATTAGCCGGTGGTACCAATGCCCACACGATAAATGGGCTAAAAAAGGAGGGATTATTTGAAACAGCCAGCTTACCTG AGAAATTAAATGATGAGGTCATACCATTAAATTTATCTGATTCGTCGGATGCTTTGATCAGTGGTGTAGCTTTTGGCGGCTATGCTCGAAAG ATAGTTGGCAAGGTTCTGAGTTCTCTGCAAGTGGAACACGGTTATGCTGGCATTGAAGCTTACCCGGATTATCTTCTCAAGGCACTCATGGAATCTCTTGCTTTAGTTGGGACTGTCAAATGCTTTACATGA
- the LOC140984324 gene encoding phytochrome B-like isoform X2: MSASGSRPTKANNPQYSQAQAQAQAQEQAQSSGRGSYGRHAKNSHNDSGRNRGGDSMSKAVAQYTVDARLHAVFEQSGESGKSFDYSQSVKASTQSVPEQQITAYLSRIQRGSHIQPFGCMISVDEFSFRVIAYSENAVEMMGLMPQSVPSLEKPEILTFGTDVRALFTPSSSVLLERAFGAREITLLNPIWIHSKNSGKPFYAILHRIDVGIVIDLEPARNEDPALSIAGAVQSQKLAVRAISHLQSLPGGDIKLLCDTVVESVRDLTGYDRVMVYKFHEDEHGEVVAESKGPGLEPYIGLHYPSTDIPQASRFLFKQNRVRMIVDCRATPVRVVQDEALVQSLCLVGSTLRSPHGCHAQYMANMGSIASLTLAVIINGNDEDGVEGRNSMRLWGLVVGHHTSARCIPFPLRYACEFLMQAFGLQLNMELQLASQFSEKRVLRTQTLLCDMLLRDSPTGIVMQSPSIMDLVKCDGAALYYQGKYYPLGVTPTEAQIKDIIAWLLAFHGDSTGLSADSLADAGYSGAAALGDAVCGMAVAYITSRDYLFWFRSHTAKEIKWGGAKHHPQDKDDGQRMHPRSSFKAFLEVVKSRSLPWENAEMDAIHSLQLILRDSFQHAVGSSSEEVVHAEVKDMELKGMDELSCVAMEMVRLIETATAPIFAVDVDGRINGWNAKVSELTGLPVEEAMGKSLVHDLVLKESEEIADKLLLNALRGEEDKNVELRLRIFGADHQNEAVFLVVNACSSKDYTNNVVGVCFVGQDITELKVVMDKFIHIQGDYKAIVHSPNPLIPPIFASDENTCCSEWNTAMEKLTGWNRQDVVGKMLVGEVFGNCCRLKGPDTLTKFMIVLHNAIGNQDTDKFPFSFFNKNGKYVQALLTANKRVSIDGQIIGAFCFLQIASPELQQALSVQRQQEMKCDSKMRELAYICHEIRNPLSGIRFSNSLLEATNLTEDQKQLLDTSAACEKQMLKIMKDVNLENIENGSLELEKAEFVIGSVIDAVVSQVMLFLRERGLQLIRDIPEEVKTLAVHGDQFRIQQVLADILMNMARYAPSPEGWVEIQLSPTLKWISEGITTVHIEFSLLWEGAIMWLVFKSRTGLKWLPQILVCE; this comes from the exons ATGAGTGCATCGGGGAGCAGACCAACGAAGGCAAATAATCCGCAGTATTCACAAGCACAAGCACAAGCACAAGCACAAGAACAAGCGCAATCTTCAGGTAGGGGAAGCTATGGCCGCCATGCTAAAAATTCTCATAATGATTCTGGCAGGAATAGGGGAGGCGATTCCATGAGTAAGGCTGTAGCGCAGTACACGGTGGATGCGAGACTTCATGCTGTTTTTGAGCAATCTGGTGAGTCCGGAAAATCTTTTGACTATTCCCAGAGTGTTAAGGCCTCGACTCAGTCTGTTCCCGAGCAGCAGATCACTGCTTATTTGTCGAGAATACAGCGCGGTAGCCATATTCAACCATTTGGTTGTATGATAAGCGTGGATGAATTTAGTTTTCGAGTGATAGCTTATTCGGAAAATGCTGTGGAAATGATGGGCTTGATGCCTCAGTCGGTCCCTAGCCTTGAAAAACCAGAAATTCTTACCTTTGGGACTGATGTCAGAGCTCTGTTTACCCCCTCGAGCTCTGTTTTGCTGGAGAGGGCATTTGGGGCGAGAGAGATCACTCTGTTGAATCCTATTTGGATTCATTCTAAGAATTCTGGGAAACCGTTTTATGCAATTTTACATAGAATAGACGTTGGAATAGTTATTGATTTAGAACCTGCGAGGAATGAGGATCCAGCCTTGTCGATTGCTGGGGCCGTCCAGTCACAGAAGCTCGCTGTGAGGGCAATTTCTCATTTGCAGTCGCTTCCAGGTGGGGATATCAAGCTTTTGTGTGACACGGTTGTTGAGAGCGTGAGGGACCTCACAGGGTATGATCGTGTGATGGTTTATAAGTTTCACGAAGATGAACATGGCGAGGTTGTTGCAGAGAGCAAGGGGCCGGGTTTAGAGCCTTATATTGGTTTGCATTATCCTTCCACGGACATTCCCCAGGCTTCAAGATTTTTGTTTAAACAGAATAGGGTTCGGATGATTGTGGATTGCCGTGCCACGCCAGTTAGAGTCGTCCAGGACGAAGCATTAGTTCAGTCCTTGTGTTTAGTAGGCTCAACTCTCAGGTCTCCTCATGGTTGCCATGCCCAATACATGGCTAACATGGGTTCGATTGCATCATTGACATTGGCTGTTATAATTAACGGAAACGATGAAGATGGTGTTGAAGGAAGAAACTCTATGAGGCTGTGGGGCTTGGTTGTTGGCCATCACACTTCTGCTCGATGCATTCCCTTCCCACTTCGTTATGCTTGTGAATTCCTAATGCAGGCATTTGGGCTTCAGCTGAATATGGAATTACAGCTGGCATCACAGTTCTCGGAGAAACGAGTTTTAAGGACCCAGACTCTGTTGTGTGATATGTTACTTCGAGATTCACCCACTGGAATTGTCATGCAGAGCCCTAGTATCATGGACCTGGTCAAGTGTGACGGTGCTGCACTGTACTACCAGGGTAAATATTACCCTCTGGGTGTCACTCCTACCGAAGCGCAGATAAAGGATATTATCGCATGGCTCTTGGCATTTCACGGGGATTCGACTGGTTTGAGCGCTGATAGTCTAGCTGATGCTGGATATTCTGGGGCTGCTGCTCTAGGGGATGCTGTCTGTGGAATGGCTGTTGCATATATTACTTCAAGGGATTATCTGTTCTGGTTCCGTTCCCATACCGCAAAAGAGATCAAATGGGGTGGGGCAAAGCATCATCCTCAAGACAAAGATGATGGACAGAGGATGCATCCTCGCTCCTCGTTTAAAGCATTTCTAGAAGTTGTCAAGAGCCGAAGTTTGCCATGGGAGAATGCAGAAATGGATGCAATTCACTCGTTGCAGCTAATTTTAAGAGATTCATTTCAACATGCTGTTGGAAGCAGTTCTGAGGAAGTTGTGCATGCTGAGGTTAAGGACATGGAATTAAAAGGCATGGATGAACTCAGTTGTGTTGCCATGGAAATGGTTAGGTTGATAGAGACTGCCACTGCTCCTATATTTGCTGTAGATGTTGATGGCCGCATAAACGGGTGGAATGCAAAAGTCTCGGAGTTAACTGGACTACCTGTTGAAGAAGCAATGGGAAAGTCCTTGGTTCATGATCTTGTACTAAAAGAGTCGGAAGAAATTGCGGATAAACTTCTCCTTAATGCTCTAAGAG GTGAGGAAGATAAGAATGTAGAATTAAGGCTAAGGATATTTGGTGCTGACCATCAAAATGAAGCTGTATTTTTGGTGGTCAATGCTTGCTCTAGCAAGGACTATACAAACAATGTAGTGGGTGTATGTTTTGTTGGTCAGGACATTACTGAGCTGAAAGTGGTGATGGACAAATTCATCCACATTCAAGGTGATTATAAGGCAATCGTACACAGTCCCAACCCCCTGATTCCACCTATATTTGCTTCGGATGAGAACACTTGTTGCTCTGAGTGGAACACTGCTATGGAAAAGCTCACTGGGTGGAATAGGCAGGATGTTGTAGGGAAGATGCTAGTTGGGGAAGTATTTGGCAATTGCTGTCGGCTTAAGGGTCCCGATACTTTGACGAAGTTTATGATTGTCTTGCACAATGCAATTGGCAACCAGGATACTGACAAATtcccattttctttttttaacaaaaatgggAAATATGTGCAAGCTCTCTTGACCGCAAACAAGAGGGTGAGTATTGATGGCCAGATAATTGGAGCCTTTTGCTTCTTGCAAATTGCAAGTCCTGAACTGCAGCAAGCTTTGAGTGTCCAGAGGCAACAGGAAATGAAGTGTGATTCAAAGATGAGAGAGTTGGCTTATATTTGCCATGAAATAAGAAATCCACTGAGTGGAATACGATTCAGTAACTCTCTCTTGGAAGCAACAAACTTGACAGAAGACCAAAAACAGCTTCTTGATACTAGTGCTGCTTGTGAGAAGCAAATGCTAAAGATTATGAAGGATGTCAATCTTGAAAACATTGAAAATGG TTCTCTGGAGCTCGAGAAGGCAGAATTTGTAATTGGGAGTGTGATAGATGCTGTGGTCAGCCAAGTAATGTTATTTCTGAGAGAGAGAGGTCTGCAATTGATCCGTGACATACCAGAGGAAGTCAAGACACTGGCCGTTCATGGTGACCAATTTAGAATTCAACAGGTCCTGGCTGATATTTTAATGAACATGGCACGCTATGCACCCTCTCCCGAAGGTTGGGTGGAGATCCAACTTTCTCCAACTCTGAAATGGATTTCTGAAGGAATAACCACTGTGCACATTGAATTCAG TCTGCTCTGGGAAGGGGCTATAATGTGGCTCGTTTTCAAATCACGGACTGGATTAAAATGGTTACCCCAAATATTAGTATGTGAATGA